From Candidatus Omnitrophota bacterium:
TTTAATAGCTTACTTTATCAATTTTGCTAGAGCCTCAAGAACGTTAAACATTATTCGGCCGCATCGATCGTTGATTCCGAAGCCGATGACGCCATTGGACGACGAATGAGCTATTCCATCATTATTCCCGCCTACAACGAAGAAGGGCGCATCGGCGCTACGGTGCGCGATTATGCTTCCTTCGTGGAATCCTCCATGCCGAGGGATTCGACGGAAATCTTGCTGATCGTCAACGGCTCCGGCGACCGCACAGGCGATATCGCGCGGGAATTGGAAAAAGAGTACTCCTTCGTTCATGCGTGGATCAGACCGGAACGGATGGGCAAAGGCGGGGCCGTTTTGCAGGGATTCGAATTGGCGCAAGGAGAGATCGTCGCTTTCGCCGACGCAGATAACGCCACCACGGCGCCGGAACTTAAAAAATTGCTTGACTGCGTCGAGACGGGCGCCGACGCCGCCATCGGGTCTCGTTGGCTGCCGGACAGCCGCCAGACCATCCCGCAGCCATTGGCGCGGCGCATCGCCAGCCGCGTTTTCAACTTGATCGTCCGGCTGATGTTTCAATTGCCCTATCGCGATACGCAATGCGGCGCCAAAGCGTTTCGCCGCGACGCCATACGGAAAGTACGTCCATCGATTCATTCCAAGGGTTGGGCTTTCGACGTGGCGTTGATTTGGAACTTGCGACGCCAGGGTTTCCAGGTTGTGGAAACGCCGATCGTCTGGAGCGACAATTCCTGTTCCCGGCTGCGAATGCACCGCGATGCGCCCGCAATGCTGATCGAGTTGATTAAATTGCGGTTGGGATGGTGACGAATATTCGTCAAAAATCTTACTCAAAGAGTCAATGCCTATGGATTTGCAGAAATATAGAAACGAATTCGTCCATCCCCAGCAAGATTCAATCTTTTTAAATCATGCGGGAGTATCTCCCTTGCCCCGTTGCGCGGAAGAGGCGATGAAGCGCGTCATCGATTTGAACCGCATTCTTTCGCCGGAAGCCTGGAAGGAAATTCAGCAACACGTCCCCGCCTGCCGCCGCGCCGTTGCGCACTTAATGAACGCCAATACGGATGAAATCGCTCTTACTCGCAACACTACGGAAGGCATCAACTGGGTTGCCAACGGCATCGACTGGCATGCCCAGGAAAGAATCGTCTCCATTCGCGGGGAATATCCCGCCAATATCTACCCCTGGATGCGCTTGCGCCGCAAAGGAGTCATCTTTCACCTTATCCAACCCAAAGGCGGCCGCGTCGATCCGGAAATGATCGAACAAGCCTTAACGCCCGGAACCCGGCTGCTTACGCTCAGCCTGGTGCAATTCACCACCGGCTTTCGCGCCGATTTGGAAGCCATTGGACAAATATGCAAGAAAAAGGGCGTTTTTTATATGGTGGATGTTATCCAAGGACTGGGCGCGCTGCCGGTGGATTTGAAAGCGGCGCAAGTCTCCTTCGCAGCGGGCGGCGCTCAAAAATGGCTGCTGGGGCCGCAAGGCGGGGGATTTTTTTATTGCGCCTCCGAACATCTCGCTTCCGTGAACGTTACCAGCGTCGGTTCGGATTCGATGGCCCGGCCTGTACCTTATCTCGATTACGAATACGAACTGCGGAAGGACGCCGCCCGTTTCGAATACGCCACCCTGCCTACGCTTTGCATCGCGGGCATGAAAACATCGGTCGAAATGATTTTGGAGGCGGGCGCGGCGGAGATCAGCGAACGCATCCGTATCCTGACAGACATACTTGTCGACGGCGCCAAGCGGAAGGGATACCGCTGCCACTCGCCGCGCGGCGACGGCGAATGGTCCGGCATTGTGGCTTTCACCCATTCGGTTTATTCCAA
This genomic window contains:
- a CDS encoding aminotransferase class V-fold PLP-dependent enzyme, yielding MDLQKYRNEFVHPQQDSIFLNHAGVSPLPRCAEEAMKRVIDLNRILSPEAWKEIQQHVPACRRAVAHLMNANTDEIALTRNTTEGINWVANGIDWHAQERIVSIRGEYPANIYPWMRLRRKGVIFHLIQPKGGRVDPEMIEQALTPGTRLLTLSLVQFTTGFRADLEAIGQICKKKGVFYMVDVIQGLGALPVDLKAAQVSFAAGGAQKWLLGPQGGGFFYCASEHLASVNVTSVGSDSMARPVPYLDYEYELRKDAARFEYATLPTLCIAGMKTSVEMILEAGAAEISERIRILTDILVDGAKRKGYRCHSPRGDGEWSGIVAFTHSVYSNETVLSQLRSRNIFAFEREGCIRFAPHFYQTEAEMSQVVDAM
- a CDS encoding dolichyl-phosphate beta-glucosyltransferase, producing MSYSIIIPAYNEEGRIGATVRDYASFVESSMPRDSTEILLIVNGSGDRTGDIARELEKEYSFVHAWIRPERMGKGGAVLQGFELAQGEIVAFADADNATTAPELKKLLDCVETGADAAIGSRWLPDSRQTIPQPLARRIASRVFNLIVRLMFQLPYRDTQCGAKAFRRDAIRKVRPSIHSKGWAFDVALIWNLRRQGFQVVETPIVWSDNSCSRLRMHRDAPAMLIELIKLRLGW